One window of the Pyrinomonadaceae bacterium genome contains the following:
- a CDS encoding PilZ domain-containing protein produces the protein MQSNPEDRRQSPRLDANLQARLEFSVLLREAESSETGVQHMRAVAGHTVNLSTVGLAVMLHAQNIDPQYLTGGENSMSIELDLPSGVSIEIEAMPVRYEKRDDGYLIGARITEISERDRELYDEYLREIAGA, from the coding sequence GTGCAATCAAACCCTGAAGACCGTCGTCAGTCTCCCAGGCTCGATGCAAACCTTCAAGCGCGCCTCGAATTCAGCGTACTGCTGCGCGAAGCTGAGAGTAGCGAGACCGGCGTGCAACACATGCGCGCGGTGGCGGGCCACACCGTCAATCTCAGCACGGTTGGTCTCGCGGTGATGCTGCACGCGCAGAATATCGATCCGCAATACCTGACCGGCGGCGAAAACTCAATGTCGATCGAGCTTGATCTGCCGAGTGGCGTTTCGATCGAGATCGAAGCCATGCCCGTTCGCTACGAAAAGCGGGACGACGGCTATCTGATCGGCGCGCGCATCACCGAAATCAGTGAGCGCGATCGTGAACTGTATGATGAGTACTTGCGGGAAATTGCGGGAGCCTAA
- the queD gene encoding 6-carboxytetrahydropterin synthase QueD — protein MPGQFEVMIERNFSSAHQLRGYRGKCENLHGHNYKIEIYARGKELNNIGLLVDFVELKQAADDLVTYLDHKNLNELEPFVVEQNPSAENVARFVLEKLAAKINDERVQIYKVRCFETPTSVATYEIV, from the coding sequence ATGCCCGGACAATTTGAAGTCATGATCGAGCGCAATTTTTCCAGCGCGCATCAACTGCGCGGCTATCGGGGAAAGTGCGAAAACCTGCACGGCCACAATTACAAGATCGAAATCTATGCGCGCGGCAAGGAGTTGAACAACATCGGTTTGCTGGTGGACTTTGTTGAGCTAAAGCAGGCCGCCGACGATCTGGTTACGTATCTGGATCACAAGAACTTGAATGAGCTCGAGCCGTTTGTCGTGGAACAGAATCCTTCGGCGGAAAATGTCGCGCGGTTTGTGTTGGAAAAGTTGGCCGCGAAGATTAACGACGAGCGCGTGCAGATTTACAAAGTGAGATGCTTTGAGACGCCGACGAGCGTGGCTACTTATGAAATCGTGTAG
- a CDS encoding MbtH family protein, protein MSEEREDRTIYKVVVNHEEQYSIWPADRENALGWNDAGKTGTKEECLAYIKEVWTDMRPLSLRKEMEGK, encoded by the coding sequence ATGAGCGAAGAACGAGAAGACAGAACCATCTACAAGGTTGTCGTTAACCACGAAGAGCAGTATTCGATCTGGCCGGCCGATCGCGAAAACGCACTCGGCTGGAACGACGCCGGCAAGACAGGCACAAAAGAGGAATGCCTGGCTTACATTAAAGAAGTCTGGACCGACATGCGCCCGCTCAGCTTGCGGAAGGAAATGGAAGGCAAGTAG
- a CDS encoding helicase C-terminal domain-containing protein, producing the protein MQEVFGPEGLIARTHPEYEHRPGQIEMASAVLRAFEQKRHLIVEAGTGTGKTLAYLVPAIAAAVGSGARIVISTGTKNLQEQLMEKDIPFLQETLPAKFRAAVMKGRNNYACLHRIKRAESTPVLEGLDQIDQFDEVFRWTTTTETGDRAELSNLPENLPFWRHIDARSDTCLGQKCPDYEPCFVTRMRQRALDADIIVVNHHLFFADLALRNGAYGAVLPDYAAVILDEAHQIEDVASEYFGVQVSNYQIDDLLYDVGALRLEEHEVERQLARISARVQRFADAFWVSFREGRGLEGRFALTPNRGSSTTVREGVEDEEAGAPSDALDKALYRLETTLAILKDPPPDAENILRRTRELRFSLSFVVKADDQKFVYWLERRGRGVFLRASPIDVSGLLQDRLFEKVPTVVLTSATLSSAGNFRFIRERLGLDESEEMFAESIFDFENQAVLYLPPSMPDPRSPQWGRAAADEVIKIVNATEGRAFVLSTSNAGMNELYDRVASQIDYPCFVQGSASKGALLKKFRETPHAVLFATASFWQGVDVRGDQLSCVIIDKLPFAVPTDPVVAARQRHIEEMGGSSFYEYSVPQAIISLKQGLGRLIRSTSDRGVLAVLDPRLRTKMYGQQFLKSLPPCRVTSKIEDLRSVFEREVSSSKFQVSGL; encoded by the coding sequence ATGCAAGAAGTCTTTGGGCCGGAAGGCCTGATTGCCAGGACTCATCCTGAATACGAACACCGGCCGGGCCAGATTGAAATGGCGTCGGCGGTTCTGCGCGCGTTTGAGCAGAAGCGCCACTTAATCGTCGAAGCGGGCACCGGGACCGGTAAGACGCTTGCCTACCTGGTGCCGGCGATCGCGGCGGCGGTCGGTAGTGGCGCGCGCATAGTCATCTCGACCGGCACAAAAAATCTGCAAGAACAGTTGATGGAGAAGGACATTCCGTTTCTTCAAGAGACTTTGCCGGCGAAGTTTCGCGCGGCCGTGATGAAGGGGCGGAACAATTACGCGTGTCTGCACCGGATCAAGCGCGCGGAAAGCACGCCGGTGCTGGAAGGACTCGATCAGATCGATCAATTCGACGAAGTGTTTCGCTGGACGACGACGACGGAAACGGGCGATCGCGCGGAACTTTCAAACCTGCCTGAGAACCTGCCGTTCTGGCGACATATCGATGCGCGCTCAGATACTTGTCTGGGACAAAAGTGCCCGGATTACGAGCCATGCTTCGTCACGCGCATGCGGCAGAGGGCTCTGGATGCCGACATCATCGTCGTCAATCATCATCTTTTCTTTGCCGATTTGGCTTTGCGAAATGGCGCGTATGGCGCGGTGCTGCCGGATTACGCGGCGGTAATCCTCGACGAAGCGCATCAGATCGAAGACGTCGCTTCGGAATACTTTGGCGTGCAGGTCTCGAATTATCAGATTGATGATCTGCTTTACGACGTGGGCGCGTTGCGGCTTGAGGAGCATGAAGTGGAAAGACAGCTGGCGCGGATTAGCGCGCGCGTGCAGCGATTCGCGGATGCGTTTTGGGTTTCGTTTCGTGAGGGGCGCGGGTTGGAAGGAAGGTTTGCGCTAACGCCGAATCGGGGCAGTAGCACGACTGTGAGGGAAGGCGTCGAAGACGAAGAAGCGGGCGCTCCGAGCGATGCGCTCGACAAGGCGCTTTATCGTTTGGAGACAACGCTGGCGATTCTCAAGGATCCACCACCGGATGCTGAGAACATTCTGCGGCGCACACGCGAGTTGCGCTTCTCGCTGAGCTTCGTCGTTAAGGCGGATGATCAGAAATTCGTTTATTGGCTGGAGCGGCGGGGCCGCGGGGTATTCCTGCGCGCGTCGCCCATTGATGTTTCGGGATTGCTTCAGGATCGTCTCTTCGAGAAAGTGCCGACCGTGGTTCTGACCTCGGCCACGCTTTCCAGCGCCGGGAACTTTCGCTTCATACGCGAGCGTCTGGGGCTGGACGAAAGCGAAGAGATGTTCGCGGAATCGATCTTCGATTTTGAGAATCAGGCCGTGCTGTACTTGCCGCCTTCGATGCCTGACCCGCGCTCGCCCCAATGGGGACGCGCCGCGGCGGATGAAGTGATCAAGATCGTGAACGCGACGGAAGGGCGCGCGTTCGTGCTTTCCACCAGTAACGCGGGCATGAACGAGCTTTACGATCGAGTGGCGTCGCAGATCGACTATCCGTGCTTTGTGCAGGGCAGCGCCTCGAAAGGCGCTCTGCTGAAAAAGTTTCGCGAGACGCCGCACGCCGTTTTGTTTGCGACGGCGAGTTTCTGGCAAGGTGTCGATGTACGCGGCGACCAACTATCGTGTGTGATCATCGACAAGCTTCCGTTCGCGGTTCCGACCGATCCGGTCGTCGCCGCGCGGCAGCGGCACATTGAAGAGATGGGCGGCTCAAGCTTCTACGAGTACAGCGTGCCGCAGGCGATCATCAGCTTGAAGCAGGGATTGGGTCGTCTGATTCGCAGCACATCGGATCGCGGCGTGCTCGCGGTGCTCGATCCGCGGCTGCGGACGAAGATGTACGGGCAACAGTTTCTCAAGAGCCTGCCGCCGTGCCGGGTCACTTCGAAGATCGAGGATTTACGTTCCGTGTTCGAGAGGGAAGTTTCAAGTTCCAAGTTTCAGGTTTCAGGTTTGTAA
- a CDS encoding GNAT family N-acetyltransferase translates to MNVELDEDPRSEDFRTLVDGVRLFNRDRTGEEWPRPVAFYARDAERRIIAGVQGTLWGRSMHIDVLWVDEQHRACGYGSKLMTAVESYAAAHAHPLLYLETTSFQALPFYEELGYRIFGELPQISEGHTLYFLMKEVN, encoded by the coding sequence ATGAACGTCGAACTGGATGAGGATCCGCGCTCCGAAGACTTTCGCACGCTGGTCGATGGCGTGCGCTTATTCAACCGCGATCGCACCGGCGAAGAATGGCCGCGGCCTGTCGCTTTCTACGCTCGCGACGCGGAGCGGCGCATTATTGCAGGCGTACAGGGAACCTTGTGGGGACGCTCGATGCACATTGACGTGCTCTGGGTTGATGAGCAACACCGCGCCTGCGGCTATGGTTCGAAATTAATGACGGCAGTTGAGAGCTATGCGGCCGCTCACGCCCACCCGCTGCTCTATCTCGAGACGACCAGCTTTCAGGCACTTCCGTTCTATGAAGAATTAGGTTATCGAATCTTCGGCGAGCTGCCCCAAATTAGCGAAGGACACACGCTGTATTTCTTAATGAAGGAAGTGAACTGA
- the bla gene encoding class A beta-lactamase, translated as MRIIVSFAFFVITLVSGCGSEQNVQSPTSNVQIPSTPVSSPQVTSAENEGLQNQIKEIAAEAKGKVGVTAVALDSGETLASLNPHEHFPMQSVYKLPISMAVMKQVDAGKLKLADKIQVLKSEMVGRRAHSPIRDRHPNGTSVTLEDLLRYAIAESDGTASDVLMRLVGGPSGVQAYLTELGIKDMIVLDTEQTFSQNNTAQYRNWATPEASVALLRALHERRGMSESSQVVLLKFMTESKPGKKRLKGLLPAGTAVAHKTGTSGTDKGVTAATNDIGIITLPNGKRVAIAVFVADSPADEATREGVIAKIARAVYDAASVQ; from the coding sequence ATGAGAATAATAGTTTCGTTCGCCTTCTTCGTAATTACTCTGGTGTCGGGCTGTGGCTCAGAACAGAACGTCCAGAGTCCAACTTCAAATGTTCAAATTCCCTCGACTCCAGTGTCGAGTCCGCAGGTAACCAGCGCTGAGAACGAAGGGCTCCAAAATCAAATCAAAGAAATTGCGGCGGAGGCCAAAGGCAAGGTCGGCGTAACTGCGGTCGCGTTAGACTCCGGCGAGACCCTCGCCTCGCTCAATCCGCACGAACATTTTCCGATGCAGAGCGTCTATAAGCTGCCGATTAGCATGGCGGTGATGAAGCAAGTCGACGCGGGAAAGTTAAAGCTCGCAGACAAAATTCAGGTCCTCAAAAGTGAGATGGTGGGGCGCCGGGCGCACTCGCCGATTCGCGACCGGCATCCGAACGGCACTTCAGTGACGTTGGAAGATCTGCTGCGGTATGCGATTGCTGAGAGTGACGGCACGGCGTCGGACGTCTTGATGAGGCTCGTTGGTGGGCCGTCGGGGGTGCAGGCTTATCTGACCGAGCTGGGTATCAAAGATATGATTGTGCTCGATACTGAGCAGACCTTTAGTCAGAACAATACCGCGCAGTATCGCAACTGGGCCACGCCTGAGGCGTCGGTCGCTTTGTTGCGCGCGCTGCACGAACGCCGCGGAATGTCGGAATCATCACAAGTCGTGTTGTTGAAGTTCATGACGGAATCGAAGCCGGGGAAGAAGCGTTTGAAGGGATTGCTGCCCGCGGGTACGGCGGTCGCGCACAAGACGGGGACTTCGGGTACGGACAAAGGGGTGACCGCGGCGACAAACGATATCGGCATCATTACTCTGCCAAATGGAAAGCGAGTGGCGATTGCGGTCTTCGTGGCAGACTCGCCGGCGGATGAAGCGACGCGCGAAGGCGTGATCGCGAAGATTGCCAGGGCGGTCTACGATGCTGCTTCGGTGCAGTAG